The Pirellulales bacterium genome segment GGCAGAGGAAACTGTAGTGGCCGACCGCATCATCTCGTTACGTGGCGTCGAGGTACACAACCTCAAGAGCATTGACCTCGACTTGCCGCAACGGCAATTGATTGTCTTTTGCGGGGTTAGCGGCAGCGGCAAAAGCAGCCTGGCGTTCGACACGCTCTATGCGGAGGGGCAACGCCGTTATATCGAGAGCTTTTCGGCCTACACCCGACAATTCCTCGAGCGTCTGGAGAAGCCGGCAGCCCAGCGAATCGAAGGCATATCACCGGCCATCGCGGTGGCGGCTTCGACCAGTGCCCGTTCGAGCCGTACGACGGTCGGCACGGCCACCGAAAGCTACGACTATCTGCGGCTGCTCTTGGCACGCATCGGTCGCGTGTTCTGCCAGAAGTGCGGCCGCGAGGTGCTGCGTCACACTCCGCAAAGCGTGGCCACGGAACTCGCAAGCCTGCCAGCCGGGAAACGCTACATGGTCGCCTTTACCTGGCCGGCTTCCGCCACTGCGAATCGAGCAGAACTGGCCGCGCGGCTGCTGGAAGATGGTTTTGTGCGCGCGATCATAGCCGATCAGGTTGTCGACCTTGCGAGCCTCCGCAACGAAACAGGCAGCGGACAATCTGTTGTCGTTCCCTCGCTTCCTCTCTTCTCGGAGGAGGAACAGGACGACGTTTCTGACGTTGAAGAAGCATCTATTTCTTCGCCACAACGGCAGCTCGCGCCAGAAGATGTATCGGATTTCGACAGCGACGACGAGGCAGAGCCCTCTACAGCTAGCCGCGTGCACGCCGATGCCGAGACTCAGCGCGACGAAGACCCATCCGATGGCCCACGCCCGCCCTCACCTCGACCTGAGATACAGGAAATAGAATCCACGCGGGGCACTTCGCTCGATTGGTCCGTGGTTGTGGACCGCCTGACGGCTGGTAATACCAGCGATGAACGATTGCGCGAAAGTATCGAAGCGGCCTTCGAAAAAGGGCACGACCAGGTGGTCCTGCTCATCGACGAGGCCGGCGCCGCGGCCGGCAATATCGGCGGAGTGCCAATTACGCTCGACGGCCGACCCTGGCGCCGCGTAACGCGCAGCACACAATTGGTCTGCGACGATTGTCAGTTAGAGTATGTGACCCCCGAGCCACGACTATTCAGTTTCAATAGTCCGTTGGGAGCCTGTCCCGAATGCGAAGGCTTTGGCAACATCGTCGACATCGACATGGACCTGGTCGTTCCAGACAAACAAAAATCGATCCGCGAAGGGGCCATCGCCCCTTGGAACACCCCGGCCTACTCCCACGAACGGGACGAGCTGGTGGCGTTGGCCGACGACTATGCCCTGCCGGTCGACGTCCCGTTCGCCACACTGACCGAAGAGCAGCGACGCCTGATCTTCGAAGGTGTGCCGGAGCGCGAGTTCGGCGGGCTGCGCGGCTTCTTCGCGTGGCTCGAGCGACGCAAGTACAAGATGCACGTACGGGTGTTTCTCAGTCGTTGGCGCAGCTATCGCCCCTGCCCCGCCTGTCATGGCGCACGGCTGCGACCTGCGGCGCTGGCAGTGCGCATCGGCGGCAAGAACATTGCCGAAATCTGCGCCCTGCCGGTCGACCAGGCAGAACCGTTCGTGCGCGCGCTCGAGCTTTCCGACTGGGAAAAATCCGTTAGCCGCACGATGCTAGAACAGGTGCAAGCCCGGCTCGCCTTTTTGCGCACTGTAGGGTTGGGCTACCTGACGCTCGATCGCACGTTGCGTACGCTCTCGGGGGGCGAATCGCAGCGAGTCTCGTTGACGTCGGCGCTGGGCTCGAACCTGGTGA includes the following:
- the uvrA gene encoding excinuclease ABC subunit UvrA; its protein translation is MADRIISLRGVEVHNLKSIDLDLPQRQLIVFCGVSGSGKSSLAFDTLYAEGQRRYIESFSAYTRQFLERLEKPAAQRIEGISPAIAVAASTSARSSRTTVGTATESYDYLRLLLARIGRVFCQKCGREVLRHTPQSVATELASLPAGKRYMVAFTWPASATANRAELAARLLEDGFVRAIIADQVVDLASLRNETGSGQSVVVPSLPLFSEEEQDDVSDVEEASISSPQRQLAPEDVSDFDSDDEAEPSTASRVHADAETQRDEDPSDGPRPPSPRPEIQEIESTRGTSLDWSVVVDRLTAGNTSDERLRESIEAAFEKGHDQVVLLIDEAGAAAGNIGGVPITLDGRPWRRVTRSTQLVCDDCQLEYVTPEPRLFSFNSPLGACPECEGFGNIVDIDMDLVVPDKQKSIREGAIAPWNTPAYSHERDELVALADDYALPVDVPFATLTEEQRRLIFEGVPEREFGGLRGFFAWLERRKYKMHVRVFLSRWRSYRPCPACHGARLRPAALAVRIGGKNIAEICALPVDQAEPFVRALELSDWEKSVSRTMLEQVQARLAFLRTVGLGYLTLDRTLRTLSGGESQRVSLTSALGSNLVNMLYVLDEPSVGLHPQDTSRLVKAIQGLRDRGNSVVVVEHEEALIRAADMVVEIGPGAGERGGRVVFQGTPRAMEECTASLTGDYLSGRRMFHTPDKRRQPNHGWIRLAGARGNNLQNLSVEFPLGLLCVVTGVSGAGKSTLVEDTLYPALCRRMRKEGPPPTDCDDVFGDGQINDVILVDQSPIGRSPRSNPVTYIKAFDEIRAVFADTLEARTRNYTAGHFSFNVEGGRCGTCHGDGYIQIDMQFLADVYMKCAQCHGRRYRDEILDVTYRGRNIADVLDMTVREAFTFFRGSPKVQAALKKLIDVGLDYLRLGQPANTLSGGEAQRLKLAGYMSTARRSRTLFILDEPTTGLHFFDIVQLLDCFEALLAVGHSLIVVEHNLQVIKAADYIIDLGPGAAADGGRVVAQGTPEFVSRVSESVTGRYLAQALAADRKNKTA